The proteins below are encoded in one region of Paramisgurnus dabryanus chromosome 2, PD_genome_1.1, whole genome shotgun sequence:
- the plekhg4 gene encoding rho guanine nucleotide exchange factor 40 isoform X2, whose amino-acid sequence MDSESLDSCIQSSLSALYPPFEATAATVLCQVLDVVETTYRGDGLRYIIDFLVPAKHILQSIQQDACFPYCGFLFRHEGWPLCIHEKVIIQLSTLDWRVLQPSDFYLQVTPSHKSPPRITLKCLAVSGQHVEELDVPELAYTSLFTMDWLDSINRERTVVRKTALEHCLLSADNDIFRVPWEDIVHPEFISRPPKVTEQGESRGVIKEHGDRERRNSDIDQEDNPDDIECRIFIDTSTDQSGEMDCSSKNGKLLPALEEVNKDSSGRSSSCTAEDSEGEYVELADISLPRFSPQKGSLTQAISMNYRNLHKPQTAGPTQSKAKPTDSLSKPGACSQSMVCAMLIEENLNDTYQPVILTPTVPAVVEISHQRVERPEPTCATGTAHCDSVFKHASEKELFTQHFDTASLSDIPTCNTSQLDSKPVNTSQLDDNLVSTLLADDKPISMSELDNQLVSTSQPDSKPVSTSQLDNEAVEILKPENKLVNTSQVDDKLVSTLQADDKPVSISELENKLVDTLQPNSKQFNTSQIDNEPVKSSQLDNQSQLDNKLVSTLIPNCRTVETLQPECNLISVSQPDSELVNVVQLEGKEVNIFQPVLPSTLESEYSEQAIVEQQIFDPAEKQEVSSESKQVRVDRELEDSSDQQNNNFSNSEPLTVSMSLQKQTNHTESSQCQVHACIQSAPEKEHVLPVDQSVLESPAINNDHQTFSDGGYNKEKSGDCIASALEEGGPVLASLQRKQVVFASVTTEPEENLVATFSQDQVRTEPSENQITTKVEIQKVEVCQTKKEHVDIEVDESSCKEAEKVEIKSSIVTERTTERDIVAISTAKEVKTAQTGLVDTTPKSDFTSTSIQVHKEGSTNVGTDTDIEKNRGDKEAADEGSGVTSSSEVIGVSTVTCPVVVNEPEAIVPNYSENRVESACLQVPDPASEVPNTNGHTHPEQMDTHTHDTLVKGDDTPTAEGGQKREEERKMEENVRRDEDGITSSVNGSPAEHQQQTDMESHYHQQKEQACVQAVDSIDCNLSATPLLAKSHREVPSAAPLPPPAISQRTQPALSETHGINAQVLSSGVLCLPGTRDKSGHALMTVTMRNTIWLNPNCNSGELVRIMVYFYTTLRKEVSALGLTVLVDARRCSLVPALFKAFNILQEALPGCIHTVLLLADRDLALRMEKAYSFQVELLTSMKSLHKHVDIAHLPTEFDGTFPYSHSSWVTFRMRLEQLTRHCEDAVNLLQNSISKLESTVLPPTAEEAEILLNKYRELMRSVLDDSRLVRLQLEGGAALSRLRKEETSVSLTEDYRDAIESAGHLYNQVDELVHKLVMLSNKCTQELEFIMEFKILEEGFREVSQWIDEVGETRLQTLGELEDSLEQLHHKQTLFKDFYAAAYEHCKSGEALLKRLEKWEDISSSELQVYEVKVRSFWVHLHDFSQRVEDTKDKIDKTVRLYEFFDKAYEWALEGMRHLACVSMEDCGMTEKCQSVITCLETYHSQHPPIPDSRFQEMKDLAGELRSEQGLKQWKFAWSKCQETKQMFEKKLEIALRSRRESDSRSVSGASSRRNSQISAKGQERSSSISFSCRKAFGVGWGRERLSSHSSSSSTPGSPSGIRLDTCDSIRTPTGSPYSTEHRIPHSTPIRSNRLTRSVSTDEAPQRPQPEGQASASSSSTSPNISSMEPNRRVLRKTQSFDTGGSESGSRYGTCQRTLSEPARRGNTGVFIKGLEVSSTEVIDRPYSPRLPPMHGWSSFDSQHSGSPALEPRSKGSKLRHIVDEMVTTEREYVRSLRYIIDNYFPEMERADLPQDLRGKRSVIFGNLEKLVDFHSQYFLKELESCCNHPLRVSHCFLRHQDQFSLYALYSKNKPKSDTLLASHGNSFFRHKQLELGDKMDLASYLLKPIQRMSKYALLLKDLIKEVSEVQEQELACLRAATEMVKFQLRHGNDLLAMDAIRDCDVNLKEQGQLVRQDEFTILYGRKKCQRHVFLFEDLVLFSKPKRIEGGLDVYIYKHSFKTADVGMTETSGDNALRFEIWFRRRTSKNQAYILQASTGDIKHAWTSDIARILWQQATRNKEIRMQEMVSMGVGNKPFLDIKPSDAAINDRAIDYIMKGRGARTRASIAVSLFDHSNPFKRAAVNTPVSGTPVAGGPSSSTLLGPLNLHMYNSQSLLGGERPLISPCIEEDELEHETSSQPSMTTESSGSSSHCLSGSGSSGSDSGCVSSHLPEALSEEPSSPCDSSCYSSITSPTQEKPCFNSQYISAV is encoded by the exons GACTCTGAATCTCTGGACAGCTGTATCCAGAGCTCGCTCTCTGCTCTTTACCCTCCGTTTGAAGCCACTGCGGCCACCGTGCTGTGCCAGGTGTTAGACGTGGTCGAGACAACATATCGCGGAGACGGACTACGCTACATCATCGACTTCCTGGTGCCTGCAAAACACATCCTACAGAGCATTCAACAGGATGCATGC TTCCCATATTGTGGTTTCCTGTTTCGTCATGAAGGCTGGCCACTGTGTATCCATGAGAAAGTCATAATCCAGCTTTCCACTTTGGACTGGCGTGTGTTACAGCCAAGTGACTTCTACTTGCAAGTGACACCCTCACATAAAAGCCCCCCACGCATCACATTGAAGTGCTTGGCTGTTAGCGGGCAGCATGTGGAGGAACTGGATGTGCCGGAGTTAGCATACACCTCTCTATTTACCATGGACTGGCTGGACTCCATCAACCGGGAAAGGACTGTGGTCAGAAAAACCGCCCTGGAACACTGTCTTTTATCGGCGGATAATGATATATTTAGGGTACCATGGGAGGATATTGTTCACCCAGAATTTATCAGCAGACCACCCAAAGTTACAGAACAAGGTGAAAGTAGAGGGGTGATCAAAGAACATGGGGACAGAGAGAGGAGAAACTCTGACATAGATCAGGAGGACAACCCTGATGATATCGAATGTAGGATTTTTATTGACACTTCCACAGACCAATCAGGGGAGATGGATTGTTCAAGCAAAAATGGTAAACTCCTCCCAGCTCTTGAAGAGGTTAATAAAGATAGCAGTGGGAGAAGCTCTAGCTGCACAGCGGAGGATTCCGAGGGCGAGTATGTAGAGCTGGCTGATATCTCCTTACCACGTTTTTCCCCACAAAAAGGCTCTCTCACTCAGGCCATTAGCATGAACTACAGAAATCTACATAAACCGCAAACGGCTGGACCCACTCAATCTAAAGCTAAACCAACAGACAGTCTTTCAAAGCCGGGAGCATGCTCGCAGAGCATGGTATGTGCCATGCTGATTGAGGAAAACCTAAATGACACCTACCAACCTGTGATCTTAACTCCCACTGTACCAGCTGTGGTAGAGATTTCACATCAACGAGTGGAGAGGCCTGAGCCCACCTGTGCAACAGGTACAGCCCACTGTGACAGTGTCTTTAAGCATGCATCTGAGAAAGAGTTGTTTACGCAGCACTTTGATACTGCTTCCCTTTCTGATATCCCAACATGCAATACATCACAACTAGACAGCAAACCAGTCAACACATCACAACTAGATGACAACCTAGTTAGCACATTACTTGCAGACGACAAACCAATAAGCATGTCTGAACTAGACAACCAACTAGTCAGCACATCACAACCAGACAGCAAACCAGTCAGCACATCACAACTAGACAATGAGGCAGTCGAAATCTTAAAACCAGAGAACAAACTAGTGAACACATCACAAGTAGATGACAAACTTGTCAGCACATTACAAGCAGACGACAAACCAGTAAGCATATCTGAACTGGAGAACAAACTAGTTGACACTTTACAACCAAACAGCAAACAATTCAACACATCACAAATAGACAATGAGCCAGTGAAATCTTCACAACTAGACAACCAATCTCAATTAGACAACAAACTAGTCAGCACTTTAATACCAAACTGTAGAACAGTTGAGACATTACAACCAGAATGTAACTTAATTAGTGTATCCCAACCAGACAGCGAACTGGTCAATGTGGTCCAGCTTGAGGGCAAAGAAGTTAACATATTTCAACCAGTGTTACCTAGTACTTTAGAGAGTGAATACTCAGAGCAAGCTATTGTTGAACAACAAATATTTGATCCAGCTGAAAAACAAGAAGTCAGTTCTGAATCTAAGCAAGTGAGAGTTGACAGAGAATTGGAAGACAGTTCTGATCAGCAAAACAACAACTTTTCCAACTCTGAGCCTTTGACTGTCAGTATGTCATTACAGAAACAGACAAATCACACAGAGTCCAGCCAATGTCAGGTACACGCATGCATTCAATCAGCACCTGAAAAGGAGCATGTTCTTCCTGTAGACCAGTCAGTCCTTGAATCTCCTGCTATAAATAACGACCACCAGACATTTAGTGATGGTGGCTATAACAAAGAGAAATCTGGTGACTGTATTGCCAGTGCTCTGGAGGAAGGTGGGCCTGTTTTGGCTAGTCTGCAAAGGAAACAGGTAGTCTTCGCCTCTGTCACCACAGAGCCTGAGGAGAATCTGGTTGCAACATTTTCCCAGGATCAGGTGAGGACAGAGCCCTCTGAGAACCAAATAACAACAAAGGTAGAAATCCAAAAAGTTGAAGTTTGCCAAACAAAGAAAGAACATGTAGATATAGAAGTGGATGAGTCATCTTGCAAGGAGGCAGAAAAGGTGGAAATTAAAAGCAGTATAGTAACAGAAAGAACAACAGAGAGAGATATAGTTGCAATTAGTACTGCAAAGGaagttaagacagctcaaacaggTCTGGTTGATACCACACCCAAGTCTGACTTTACATCAACAAGTATTCAAGTTCACAAGGAGGGAAGCACCAACGTTGGGACAGACACTGATATTGAAAAGAACAGGGGGGATAAAGAGGCAGCAGACGAGGGAAGTGGTGTGACCTCAAGCTCAGAGGTGATTGGGGTCAGTACTGTGACATGCCCTGTGGTTGTGAATGAGCCTGAGGCCATAGTGCCAAACTATTCCGAAAATAGAGTTGAGTCAGCATGCCTTCAAGTCCCTGATCCAGCCTCAGAGGTGCCAAACACAAATGGACACACACACCCAGAGCAAATGGACACACACACTCATGACACACTGGTGAAGGGAGATGACACACCCACTGCAGAAGGAGGGCAAAAAAGAGAGGAGGAGAGAAAGATGGAAGAGAATGTAAGGAGGGATGAGGATGGGATTACTTCCTCTGTGAATGGCTCTCCAGCAGAGCATCAACAGCAAACAGACATGGAGTCCCATTACCATCAGCAGAAGGAGCAAG CATGCGTTCAGGCAGTAGACAGCATCGATTGCAACCTGTCTGCTACTCCTTTGCTAGCTAAGAGCCATAGGGAAGTCCCCTCAGCAGCTCCTTTACCACCACCAGCAATCTCCCAGAGGACCCAGCCTGCTCTGAGTGAAACACACGGCATCAATGCTCAAGTCTTGAGCTCAGGAGTGCTCTGTCTGCCTG GAACAAGAGATAAATCAGGGCATGCACTTATGACAGTGACAATGAGGAACACTATCTGGTTAAATCCTAACTGCAACAGTGGAGAGCTGGTGCGGATCATGGTCTACTTCTACACCACACTCAG GAAGGAAGTTAGTGCCCTAGGTTTGACTGTCCTGGTGGATGCCCGTAGGTGTTCTCTTGTCCCTGCTCTCTTTAAAGCCTTCAACATCCTCCAG GAAGCCTTGCCTGGATGCATTCATACAGTACTGCTGCTGGCTGACAGAGATCTGGCTCTACGCATGGAAAAAGCTTACTCTTTTcag GTGGAGCTGTTAACGTCAATGAAATCTCTTCATAAACACGTGGACATTGCTCATCTTCCCACTGAGTTTGATGGCACCTTCCCTTATTCCCACAGCAGCTGGGTCACTTTCAGAATG AGGTTGGAGCAATTGACCAGGCATTGTGAGGATGCTGTAAACCTGCTTCAGAACAGCATCAGCAAGCTGGAGTCCACAGTGCTGCCACCTACAGCAGAG GAGGCTGAGATCTTGTTGAATAAGTACAGAGAATTGATGAGGAGTGTTCTGGACGACAGCAGGTTGGTGCGGCTTCAGCTGGAGGGAGGAGCTGCTTTGTCACGTCTGCGAAAGGAAGAGACCAGTGTCAGCCTCACCGAGGACTACAG agATGCCATCGAGAGTGCAGGGCATCTGTATAACCAAGTGGATGAGCTGGTTCACAAGCTTGTGATGCTGTCCAACAAATGCACACAGGAACTGGAATTCATCATGGAGTTTAAGATCCTGGAAGAGGGATTCAGAGAG GTGAGTCAGTGGATAGACGAGGTGGGGGAGACCCGTCTGCAGACACTCGGTGAACTTGAAGATTCCTTGGAGCAGCTACATCATAAACAGACCCTCTTCAAAGATTTTTACGCGGCCGCATAT GAGCACTGTAAGAGCGGTGAAGCTCTCCTCAAGCGTTTGGAGAAGTGGGAAGACATCTCCTCTTCAGAGCTTCAGGTCTATGAGGTGAAAGTACGCTCCTTTTGGGTACACCTGCACGACTTCTCCCAGCGAGTGGAAGACACCAAAGACAAAATTGACAAGACTGTTCGACTCTACGAGTTCTTTGACAAG GCATATGAATGGGCACTAGAGGGCATGCGTCATTTGGCATGTGTTAGCATGGAAGACTGTGGCATGACTGAGAAGTGCCAGAGCGTGATCACATGTTTGGAGACCTATCACAGTCAGCATCCTCCAATTCCAGACTCTCGGTTCCAGGAGATGAAGGACCTTGCCGGGGAGCTGAGGAGCGAACAAGGACTCAAGCAATGGAAGTTCGCCTGGTCCAAGTGTCAGGAGACCAAGCAGATGTTTGAGAAAAAGCTGGAGATAGCCCTTCGTTCTCGCCGTGAGAGTGACTCAAGATCGGTGAGCGGCGCTTCTTCCCGGCGGAACTCACAGATTAGTGCCAAAGGTCAAGAGCGTAGCAGTAGCATCTCCTTCTCATGTCGTAAAGCATTCGGTGTAGGCTGGGGCCGAGAAAGACTTTCCTCTCATTCAAGCTCATCCTCAACACCCGGCAGCCCTTCAGGCATTCGTCTGGACACCTGTGACTCTATCCGAACCCCCACAGGAAGCCCCTATAGCACGGAGCATAGAATACCCCACAGTACCCCCATCAGATCCAACAGGTTGACACGCAGTGTCTCTACAGATGAGGCTCCTCAACGTCCACAACCGGAAGGGCAAGCATCTGCTTCCTCATCCTCCACGAGCCCAAACATTTCTTCTATGGAACCAAATCGCAGGGTTCTGCGGAAGACTCAAAGCTTTGATACGGGCGGTAGCGAAAGTGGATCGCGTTACGGGACTTGTCAACGAACTCTGAGCGAACCTGCACGAAGAGGGAACACGGGTGTGTTTATTAAGGGCCTAGAGGTGAGCAGCACTGAGGTGATCGATCGGCCGTACAGTCCGCGGCTGCCGCCCATGCACGGGTGGTCTTCTTTCGATTCACAACACAGTGGGAGTCCCGCACTAGAACCACGCAGCAAGGGCAG TAAACTTCGTCACATTGTGGATGAGATGGTTACAACAGAGCGGGAATATGTGCGTTCTCTGCGGTACATCATTGACAACTATTTCCCTGAGATGGAGCGCGCCGACCTGCCGCAGGACTTGCGTGGAAAGCGCAGCGTCATCTTCGGGAACCTGGAGAAGCTGGTTGATTTCCACAGCCAATATTTCCTTAAAGAGCTGGAGAGCTGCTGTAACCACCCACTGCGCGTCAGCCACTGCTTCCTACGACAT CAAGACCAGTTCAGCCTATATGCCTTGTACAGCAAAAACAAGCCAAAGTCAGATACGCTTCTGGCCAGCCATGGAAACAGCTTCTTTAGG CATAAACAGCTAGAATTGGGAGATAAAATGGACCTGGCGTCATACCTGCTGAAGCCCATCCAGCGCATGAGTAAGTACGCCCTGCTGCTCAAAGACCTGATCAAAGAAGTGAGCGAGGTCCAGGAGCAGGAGCTAGCATGCCTACGTGCCGCCACAGAAATGGTCAAATTTCAGCTTCGCCATGGCAACGATCTACTTGCCATGGATGCCATCAGAGACTGTGAT GTGAATCTGAAGGAACAGGGCCAATTGGTTCGTCAGGACGAGTTCACGATTTTGTACGGCAGAAAGAAGTGCCAAAGACACGTGTTTCTGTTTGAAGACCTAGTGTTGTTTAGCAAACCCAAACGGATAGAGGGAGGTCTGGATGTTTACATATACAAACATTCTTTTAAG ACAGCAGATGTGGGTATGACAGAGACGTCGGGTGATAATGCTCTGAGGTTTGAGATCTGGTTCCGCAGGAGAACTTCAAAAAACCAGGCCTATATTCTCCAGGCCAGCACTGGTGACATCAAACACGCTTGGACTTCAGACATCGCACGGATACTGTGGCAACAGGCCACACGAAATAAAG